The sequence CCGTGAACATTGGCCCTCGTTCCGCGATCTACATATTGGCGCAGTCGTTTAACCGGATGTCTGAGCGGATCCGCGAACTGGTGAGCACCCATAAAGAAATGACCTATGCGGTTTCTCACGAATTGCGTACTCCCCTGGCGCGAATGAAATTCGCGCTGGAAATGGCCGCCGACATTGAAGATCGCCAGCTGCAGGCGCGCAAACTGGGTAGCGTGCGTGAAGATGTTGCCGAGATGGAAGGTTTGATCAATGAGCTGCTCACCTACGCCGGGTTTGAACAGGGGGTGAGCAAGCTGAATTTACAGCCAGGCGATCTGGGTGCATTGGTGCGCGAACTGATCAAAAACAGTCGCAGCGAAATGGTGAGCCTTAAGTACCGCGTCATTGACCGAATTGCCGACCAGAAGGTTCACTGCGAATGGTATTTGATGGAGCGGGCGATTCACAACATTCTGCAAAATGCGCAACGTTACGCGAGTAATCAAATCATGGTCACCCTCGAGATTGACCAGACTCATTACACAGTGGCTGTGGAAGACGATGGCCCGGGAATTCCGCCAGAGGATAGAGCACGGGTTTTCAATTCGTTCGTGCGATTGCGGATGAATACCAACTTTGACAAAAGCGGCTTTGGTTTGGGGTTATCCATAGTAAGCCGCATTATGGAGTGGCATAACGGCAGGGCTAGCGTGGGCGAATCGTCACTGGGCGGGGCGCGGTTTGTTTTGCACTGGCCCCAACCCTACAGCCTGAAAAACACTCAAGGCAAAAGTAACCAGTTGAAGGGAACAGAGCAGGGGTCAGCCTGACTGATCGCCGTCGCCAGACAACTCGTGTGCGAGTTGATCGGTTGCCCGTACCAGCGCGTCGACAATACTGGGCTCACGCGATGCATGGCCCGCATCCCGAATAATATGCAGTTTTGCGTCCGGCCAGTTGTCGTGCAGTGCGAGCGCGTTGTCCAGCGGGCATACCATATCGTAGCGCCCGTGAACTATGGTGGCAGGAATGCCTTGTAGCCGGTCCATGTTATCCAGTATCTGGTTAGGCGCTACAAAAATCTGGTTCATAAAATAATGCGCTTCGATACGGGCGAGGGATACGGCTTTGTGCGGATCAGCGAAATCGTGGACCACTTCAGGATTGGGGCGAAGGGTCGCGCAGCGGCCTTCCCAGATCGACCAGGCTTTGGCTGCGGCCATCTTGGCGATTTCGTTACTGTCAGTGAGGCGCTTGTAAAATGCAGCCATTAAATCACCGCGCTCGGCTTCTGGAATTGGGGCGATAAAATCTTTCCAATAATCGGGAAAAATCCGGTCCGCACCGGCTTGGTAGAACCAGTGTAAATCTTTGTCTCGGCACAGAAAAATGCCTCGCAGCACCATGCCTAGAACGGTTTCCGGATGGGCCTGAGCATAGAGCAGAGAGAGTGTAGAACCCCAAGAACCACCGAACAGTACCCACTTCTCGACGTTGAGGTGGGAGCGAATGGCTTCTATATCCTGAATGAGGTGCGGCGTTGTATTGTCTTTGAGTTCGGCGTGCGGGGTGGAACGGCCTGCGCCACGCTGATCGAATAGAATAATGCGGTATTTTTCCGGGTCGAAAAAG comes from Teredinibacter turnerae and encodes:
- a CDS encoding ATP-binding protein, with product MNRAFASLYLLIVFSIVGLGWGADKLWQVYHSEPEVNRYVESLFLAIELALDNVESAQDELATEKLSAQLQLDLELYDVSEFADTGLGQRILSGDVVTISEDSHTLISYKRIPKLNKIISLNHSPDGSQGNYFYQALLVFFYLSIALIVYFWVWPLSRDLKVLEQQTRTLGKDGVPLPVNIGPRSAIYILAQSFNRMSERIRELVSTHKEMTYAVSHELRTPLARMKFALEMAADIEDRQLQARKLGSVREDVAEMEGLINELLTYAGFEQGVSKLNLQPGDLGALVRELIKNSRSEMVSLKYRVIDRIADQKVHCEWYLMERAIHNILQNAQRYASNQIMVTLEIDQTHYTVAVEDDGPGIPPEDRARVFNSFVRLRMNTNFDKSGFGLGLSIVSRIMEWHNGRASVGESSLGGARFVLHWPQPYSLKNTQGKSNQLKGTEQGSA
- the pip gene encoding prolyl aminopeptidase, producing MQILYPEIKPYARHNLPVDEVHTLYVEESGSADGIPVLFIHGGPGGGCSGQDRRFFDPEKYRIILFDQRGAGRSTPHAELKDNTTPHLIQDIEAIRSHLNVEKWVLFGGSWGSTLSLLYAQAHPETVLGMVLRGIFLCRDKDLHWFYQAGADRIFPDYWKDFIAPIPEAERGDLMAAFYKRLTDSNEIAKMAAAKAWSIWEGRCATLRPNPEVVHDFADPHKAVSLARIEAHYFMNQIFVAPNQILDNMDRLQGIPATIVHGRYDMVCPLDNALALHDNWPDAKLHIIRDAGHASREPSIVDALVRATDQLAHELSGDGDQSG